From Thermoanaerobaculia bacterium, the proteins below share one genomic window:
- a CDS encoding FAD-binding oxidoreductase: protein MKRTLDLRTGRPVWMAYRAPSVSCSRLRRDARTDVLVVGMGVSGAMVAESLTEAGFRVIVLDRRGPLLGSTPASTALVQHEIDMPLTRLTRSLGRGRSEQAWRRSRLAVANLSARIDELGISCGKVERSSLLLAGNDLGASGLRAEAEARRAAGLYAEYLTRGGLRERFGIARAGAILSPGNLALDPRQLTAGLLLRAIEGGARCHAPAKATAIEVGRDRVTVATADGPVVSAAHVVLATGYELTDLVPATAHAVISTWAIATRPQPRALWPEETLIWESSDPYLYLRTTGDGRILCGGEDEEFADDQARDALIPAKSARLQAKLARLFPSVDARPEFAWTGAFGTTRTGLPFIGKLPQKPRVHAVMGYGGNGITFSRIAAEIVRANLTGATDADAALFEFET from the coding sequence ATGAAGCGCACCCTCGATCTGCGTACCGGGCGCCCGGTCTGGATGGCCTACCGCGCGCCCTCCGTGTCCTGCTCGCGCCTCCGGCGCGATGCGCGCACAGATGTGCTCGTGGTCGGCATGGGGGTGAGCGGCGCGATGGTCGCCGAGTCGCTGACGGAGGCTGGGTTCCGGGTGATCGTGCTCGACCGGCGCGGTCCTCTGCTCGGGTCGACGCCGGCCTCCACGGCGCTCGTGCAACATGAGATCGATATGCCCCTGACGCGGCTGACCCGCAGCCTCGGCCGCGGGCGCTCGGAGCAGGCCTGGCGACGCTCGCGTCTCGCGGTCGCGAATCTCTCGGCGCGGATCGACGAGCTCGGCATCTCCTGCGGCAAGGTCGAACGGAGCTCACTCCTGCTCGCCGGCAACGACCTCGGGGCGAGCGGACTTCGCGCCGAGGCCGAGGCACGACGCGCCGCCGGGCTCTACGCCGAGTACCTCACGCGCGGAGGACTGCGGGAGCGCTTCGGTATCGCCCGCGCCGGGGCCATCTTGAGCCCCGGGAATCTCGCGCTCGACCCGCGGCAGCTCACCGCCGGCCTCCTGTTGCGCGCCATCGAGGGCGGCGCCCGATGCCACGCTCCGGCGAAGGCCACCGCCATCGAAGTAGGTCGCGACCGCGTGACGGTTGCGACCGCGGACGGACCGGTCGTCTCGGCCGCCCACGTCGTCCTCGCGACCGGCTACGAACTGACGGACCTCGTCCCCGCGACGGCGCACGCGGTGATCTCGACCTGGGCGATCGCCACGCGCCCGCAGCCGCGCGCGCTGTGGCCGGAAGAGACGCTGATCTGGGAGTCCTCGGACCCCTACCTCTACCTGCGCACGACCGGTGACGGCCGCATCCTCTGCGGCGGCGAGGACGAGGAGTTCGCCGACGATCAGGCGCGTGACGCCCTGATCCCGGCGAAGAGCGCGCGACTTCAGGCGAAGCTCGCGCGCCTCTTCCCGTCGGTCGACGCGCGGCCCGAGTTTGCCTGGACCGGGGCGTTCGGCACGACGCGCACGGGGCTGCCGTTCATCGGCAAGCTCCCTCAGAAACCACGCGTGCACGCCGTGATGGGCTACGGCGGCAACGGGATCACCTTCTCGCGCATCGCCGCCGAGATCGTGCGCGCCAACCTCACCGGCGCGACCGACGCGGACGCCGCGCTCTTCGAGTTCGAAACATGA